One window of Enterobacter sp. RHBSTW-00175 genomic DNA carries:
- a CDS encoding D-hexose-6-phosphate mutarotase, whose amino-acid sequence MINKIFALPVVEQLTPVLSHRKIDDADIIVVDHPRVKASVALNGAHLLSWKPEGEAEGLWLSDITSFKKGAAIRGGVPICWPWFGPAAEQGLPAHGFARNQQWTLKAHNVDDNGAVLTFELHSNDDTRKLWPHDFTLYARFKLGKTCEIELEAHGEFETSSALHTYFNVGDISAVKVSGLGDTFIDKVDNAREGKLSDGVQTFPDRTDRVYLHPEACSVIHDANLNRRIEVIHHHNSNVVGWNPGPALSVSMGDVPDDGYKTFVCVETACVSPLQKASAEKPSRLAQTISIVKG is encoded by the coding sequence ATGATTAATAAAATTTTTGCACTTCCGGTAGTCGAACAACTTACCCCTGTGCTCTCCCACCGCAAAATCGATGATGCCGATATTATCGTTGTTGATCACCCACGCGTTAAAGCGTCAGTTGCACTCAACGGTGCTCATCTGCTCTCCTGGAAACCAGAAGGTGAAGCAGAAGGTCTGTGGCTGAGCGATATTACCTCGTTTAAAAAAGGCGCTGCGATCCGTGGTGGCGTACCGATCTGCTGGCCGTGGTTTGGCCCTGCCGCTGAACAAGGCCTGCCTGCTCACGGTTTTGCCCGTAATCAACAGTGGACGCTGAAAGCGCACAATGTAGATGACAACGGTGCGGTATTGACCTTTGAGCTGCACAGCAACGATGACACCCGCAAACTCTGGCCACACGACTTCACGCTGTATGCGCGCTTCAAACTGGGTAAAACCTGTGAAATTGAGCTGGAAGCCCACGGTGAGTTCGAAACATCTTCTGCCCTGCACACCTATTTCAACGTGGGTGACATCAGCGCAGTAAAAGTCAGCGGACTTGGCGATACCTTTATCGACAAAGTCGACAACGCGAGAGAAGGGAAACTGAGCGATGGCGTACAGACATTCCCGGATCGTACAGACCGTGTTTATCTGCACCCGGAAGCGTGCAGCGTGATCCACGATGCAAACCTCAATCGCCGGATTGAGGTTATTCATCACCACAACAGCAACGTTGTGGGCTGGAACCCGGGCCCTGCGCTCTCTGTGAGCATGGGTGACGTGCCGGATGACGGCTATAAAACCTTTGTGTGTGTCGAAACCGCCTGCGTTTCACCTCTGCAAAAAGCCAGTGCCGAGAAGCCTTCTCGTCTGGCGCAGACCATTAGCATTGTTAAAGGCTAA
- a CDS encoding YeaC family protein: MNIDDMISGMTPEVYQRLVTAVELGKWPDGVALTPDQKENSLQLVMLWQARNNTDAQHMTIDTQGQMVMKSKRELKEDFGITPKPIATLKMQ, encoded by the coding sequence ATGAATATTGATGACATGATAAGTGGCATGACACCGGAAGTTTATCAGCGTCTGGTGACGGCGGTTGAACTGGGAAAATGGCCTGATGGTGTAGCCCTTACCCCGGATCAAAAAGAGAACAGTTTGCAGCTGGTGATGTTGTGGCAGGCACGTAACAACACTGACGCCCAGCACATGACCATCGACACCCAGGGTCAGATGGTGATGAAGAGCAAGCGCGAGCTAAAAGAAGATTTTGGCATCACGCCAAAACCGATTGCGACCTTGAAAATGCAATAA
- the gapA gene encoding glyceraldehyde-3-phosphate dehydrogenase — protein sequence MTIKVGINGFGRIGRIVFRAAQKRSDIEIVGINDLLDAEYMAYMLKYDSTHGRFDGTVEVKDGHLVVNGKTIRVTAEKDPANLKWNEIGVDVVAEATGIFLTDETARKHITAGAKKVVLTGPSKDNTPMFVRGANFEKYAGQDIVSNASCTTNCLAPLAKVINDNFGIVEGLMTTVHATTATQKTVDGPSHKDWRGGRGAAQNIIPSSTGAAKAVGVVLPELNGKLTGMAFRVPTPNVSVVDLTVRLEKAASYEEIKKAIKAASEGAMKGVLGYTEDDVVSTDFNGEICTSVFDAKAGIALNDNFVKLVSWYDNETGYSNKVLDLIAHISK from the coding sequence ATGACTATCAAAGTAGGTATCAACGGTTTTGGCCGTATCGGCCGTATTGTTTTCCGTGCTGCTCAGAAACGTTCTGACATCGAAATCGTTGGTATCAACGATCTCCTGGACGCTGAATACATGGCGTACATGCTGAAGTACGACTCAACTCACGGTCGTTTCGACGGCACCGTTGAAGTGAAAGACGGCCACCTGGTTGTTAACGGCAAAACCATCCGCGTTACTGCTGAGAAAGACCCAGCTAACCTGAAATGGAACGAAATCGGTGTTGACGTTGTAGCTGAAGCTACCGGTATCTTCCTGACCGACGAAACCGCGCGTAAACACATCACCGCTGGTGCGAAAAAAGTTGTTCTGACTGGTCCATCCAAAGACAACACCCCAATGTTCGTACGTGGTGCTAACTTCGAAAAATATGCTGGCCAGGACATCGTTTCTAACGCATCCTGCACCACCAACTGTCTGGCTCCACTGGCTAAAGTTATCAACGACAACTTCGGTATCGTTGAAGGCCTGATGACCACCGTTCACGCAACTACCGCTACTCAGAAAACCGTTGATGGCCCGTCTCACAAAGACTGGCGCGGCGGCCGTGGCGCAGCTCAGAACATCATCCCATCTTCTACCGGTGCTGCTAAAGCTGTAGGCGTTGTACTGCCAGAGCTGAACGGTAAACTGACTGGTATGGCGTTCCGCGTTCCAACTCCTAACGTTTCCGTAGTTGACCTGACCGTTCGTCTGGAAAAAGCTGCTTCTTATGAAGAAATTAAGAAAGCAATCAAAGCTGCTTCCGAAGGCGCAATGAAAGGCGTTCTGGGTTACACCGAAGACGACGTTGTTTCTACCGATTTCAACGGCGAAATCTGCACCTCTGTGTTCGATGCTAAAGCTGGTATCGCACTGAACGACAACTTCGTTAAACTGGTATCCTGGTACGACAACGAAACCGGCTACTCTAACAAAGTACTGGACCTGATCGCTCACATCTCCAAATAA
- a CDS encoding glycoside hydrolase family 18 protein has product MKRLPLLAALPLLCASVASANTLMSVGYFNGGGDVTAGPGGDINKLDVRQITHLNYSFGLVYNDEKDETNAALRDPAKLHQIWLSPKVASDLALIPVLRKQNPNLKVLLSVGGWGARGFSGAAATKETRAVFIRSAQEIVDKYGLDGIDLDWEYPVNGAWGLVASTPADRDNFTALLKEMRAAFGQKKLVTIAVGANAESPKSWVDVKAIAPLLDYINLMTYDMAYGTQYFNANLYDSSAWPTVAAADKYSVDFVVNNYLAAGLKPKQMNLGIGFYGRVPKRAVEPGIDWTKPDAQKNPVTQPYFGPQEIGLFKSLGYDLTKDTYVKYNDIVKKLLNDPQKRFTEHWDDQAKVPWLSVNSADGKALFAISYENPRSVAIKADYIKEKGLAGAMFWEYGADDENLLAKQLAESLGIPHK; this is encoded by the coding sequence ATGAAACGTTTGCCATTGCTGGCAGCATTACCCTTGCTTTGCGCGTCAGTTGCCTCCGCCAATACCCTGATGTCCGTGGGCTACTTTAACGGAGGTGGCGATGTTACCGCCGGCCCGGGCGGGGATATCAATAAACTCGACGTCCGTCAGATAACACACCTGAACTACTCGTTTGGCCTGGTCTATAACGATGAGAAAGATGAAACCAACGCTGCACTCAGAGATCCGGCAAAACTTCATCAAATCTGGTTATCGCCAAAAGTGGCCTCTGATCTGGCGCTAATCCCTGTCCTGCGTAAACAGAACCCCAATCTGAAAGTGTTGCTTTCCGTCGGTGGCTGGGGGGCGCGCGGTTTTTCTGGCGCGGCGGCCACCAAAGAGACTCGCGCCGTGTTTATCCGCTCCGCACAGGAGATTGTTGATAAATACGGCCTGGACGGGATCGATCTCGACTGGGAGTATCCGGTGAACGGCGCGTGGGGACTGGTCGCAAGCACGCCCGCTGACCGGGATAATTTCACCGCGCTGCTAAAAGAGATGCGCGCGGCCTTCGGGCAGAAAAAGCTGGTCACCATTGCGGTAGGTGCTAATGCGGAAAGTCCGAAAAGCTGGGTGGATGTGAAAGCCATTGCCCCGCTGCTCGATTACATCAACCTGATGACCTACGACATGGCGTACGGCACGCAGTACTTCAACGCCAACCTGTATGACTCCAGCGCCTGGCCAACCGTTGCCGCCGCCGATAAATACAGCGTGGATTTCGTGGTGAACAACTATCTTGCGGCAGGGTTAAAACCCAAACAGATGAACCTCGGGATTGGTTTCTACGGGCGCGTACCGAAACGTGCGGTTGAGCCAGGCATTGACTGGACGAAACCGGATGCGCAAAAAAATCCGGTAACGCAGCCCTACTTCGGGCCTCAGGAGATAGGTTTGTTCAAGTCACTGGGTTACGACCTGACCAAAGATACCTACGTGAAGTACAACGACATCGTGAAAAAACTGCTGAACGACCCGCAGAAACGCTTTACCGAACATTGGGACGATCAGGCAAAAGTGCCGTGGCTTTCAGTGAATTCTGCCGACGGCAAAGCGCTGTTTGCCATCTCTTACGAGAACCCGCGTTCAGTTGCCATCAAAGCGGACTACATCAAGGAAAAAGGGCTTGCCGGGGCGATGTTCTGGGAATACGGCGCAGATGACGAAAACCTGCTAGCAAAACAACTGGCGGAGTCGCTGGGGATCCCACATAAGTAG
- a CDS encoding NAD(P)H nitroreductase — translation MDALELLVNRRSASRLAEPAPAGEQLENILRAGMRAPDHGTLQPWHFFIIEGEGRDRFSALLEQGAVAAGLDEKGIEKARTGPFRAPMIIAVVAKCQAEHKVPVWEQEMSAGCAVMAMQMAAVAQGFNGIWRTGALTESPVVREGLSCGEHDKIVGFLYLGTPQLKASSTINVPDTTPFVSRF, via the coding sequence ATGGACGCACTTGAACTGCTTGTTAACCGTCGTAGTGCTTCGCGCCTGGCCGAACCGGCGCCAGCGGGCGAGCAGCTGGAAAACATTCTGCGTGCCGGGATGCGCGCACCAGATCATGGCACATTACAGCCATGGCACTTCTTTATTATTGAAGGCGAAGGCCGCGATCGCTTCAGCGCGTTGCTGGAGCAGGGTGCGGTAGCCGCGGGTCTGGACGAGAAGGGTATCGAGAAAGCCCGTACCGGCCCGTTCCGTGCGCCGATGATCATCGCGGTGGTCGCAAAATGTCAGGCTGAGCATAAAGTGCCGGTCTGGGAACAGGAAATGTCTGCGGGCTGTGCCGTAATGGCGATGCAAATGGCCGCTGTCGCACAGGGCTTTAACGGCATCTGGCGTACTGGCGCACTCACCGAAAGCCCGGTCGTTCGCGAAGGTTTGTCCTGTGGCGAGCACGACAAAATTGTTGGCTTCCTCTATCTCGGCACCCCACAGCTTAAAGCATCCAGCACGATAAATGTGCCGGACACTACGCCATTCGTCAGCCGTTTCTGA
- the pncA gene encoding bifunctional nicotinamidase/pyrazinamidase has translation MAQRALLLVDLQNDFCAGGALAVAEGDSTIDVANSLIAWCKTRGDAVVASQDWHPANHGSFASQHNVAPYSQGQLDGLAQTFWPDHCAQQTEGAELHPLLNQKAIDAVFHKGENPAIDSYSAFFDNGHRQKTALDEWLRHHDIAELIVLGLATDYCVKFTVLDALDLGYTVNVITDGCRGVNIQQHDSALAFMEMSTAGATLYTLEDWLETQA, from the coding sequence ATGGCCCAACGTGCTCTGTTACTGGTTGATCTACAAAATGATTTCTGTGCGGGCGGCGCGCTGGCCGTGGCGGAAGGCGATAGCACCATTGATGTGGCTAATTCGCTGATCGCCTGGTGTAAAACGCGTGGTGACGCCGTTGTGGCAAGCCAGGACTGGCATCCAGCCAACCACGGTAGCTTCGCCAGCCAGCATAACGTTGCGCCCTACAGCCAGGGCCAACTCGACGGGCTGGCGCAAACCTTCTGGCCCGATCACTGCGCTCAGCAGACTGAAGGCGCGGAACTGCATCCGTTACTGAATCAGAAAGCCATTGATGCCGTTTTCCACAAAGGGGAAAACCCGGCCATCGACAGCTACAGCGCGTTTTTTGATAACGGTCATCGTCAGAAAACGGCGCTGGATGAGTGGTTGCGCCATCACGATATCGCCGAACTGATTGTGCTGGGGCTGGCGACGGATTATTGCGTGAAATTTACCGTACTGGATGCGCTGGACCTGGGCTACACCGTCAACGTGATCACCGACGGGTGTCGCGGCGTGAATATCCAGCAGCATGACAGCGCGCTGGCGTTTATGGAGATGTCCACCGCCGGTGCAACGTTGTATACGCTGGAAGACTGGCTCGAGACGCAGGCGTAA
- the msrB gene encoding peptide-methionine (R)-S-oxide reductase MsrB — MSNQRNPDELKNNLTEMQFYVTQNHGTEPPFTGRLLHNKRDGVYHCLVCDAPLFNSQTKYDSGCGWPSFYEPVSDDAIRYIDDSSHGMQRIEIRCGKCDAHLGHVFPDGPQPTGERFCVNSASLSFTDDENGDQTKG; from the coding sequence ATGTCGAATCAACGTAACCCTGATGAACTGAAAAATAACCTGACAGAAATGCAGTTTTACGTGACCCAGAATCACGGGACTGAGCCCCCATTTACCGGGCGCTTGCTGCACAATAAGCGAGACGGTGTCTATCACTGCCTGGTGTGCGATGCGCCACTGTTCAACTCCCAGACTAAATACGATTCTGGCTGTGGTTGGCCGAGCTTTTACGAGCCGGTCAGCGATGACGCGATCCGCTATATTGATGACTCATCACATGGGATGCAACGTATTGAAATTCGTTGCGGCAAATGTGATGCCCACCTGGGGCATGTTTTCCCGGACGGCCCTCAGCCAACGGGCGAACGCTTCTGCGTCAATTCAGCGTCATTAAGCTTCACTGATGACGAAAATGGCGACCAGACTAAAGGCTGA
- the sppA gene encoding signal peptide peptidase SppA has protein sequence MRTLWRIFAGFFKWTWRLLNFVRELVMNVFFIFLILVCAGIWMHISSTSQAQHSTRGALLLDITGVVVDKPSTSNRLGVIGRQLFGATSDRLQENSLFDIVETIRQAKDDRNITGIVLDLKDFAGGDQPSMQYIGKALREFRDSGKPVIAVGDSYSQGQYYLASFANKIWLSPQGTVDLHGFATNGLYYKSLLDKLKVTTHVFRVGTYKSAVEPFIRDDMSPAAREADSRWIGELWQNYLGTIAANRQITAEQVFPGAQGMLDGLRKVDGDTAKYALENKLVDSLGSSAEIEKALTKQFGWSKEDKNYSAISMYDYTTKKPSENGDSVAVVFANGAIMDGQETPGNVGGDTTASQIRDARLDPKVKAIVLRVNSPGGSVSASEVIRAELVAARAAGKPVVVSMGGMAASGGYWISTPANYIVANPSTLTGSIGIFGVINTVENSLDYLGVHTDGVSTSPLADVSVTKSLPPEVSDMMQLSIESGYKRFITLVADSRKKTPEQIDQIAQGHVWTGQDAKNNGLVDSLGDFDDAVAKAAELAKLKQWHVEYYQDEPSFLDLVMNSMSGSVRAMLPEAIQAYLPAPVATAAKAMKAEGDKLAAFNDPQSRYAFCLTCANVR, from the coding sequence ATGCGAACCCTTTGGCGAATCTTTGCCGGTTTCTTTAAATGGACGTGGCGACTGCTCAACTTTGTCCGCGAACTGGTGATGAATGTGTTCTTCATCTTCCTGATCCTGGTTTGCGCAGGCATCTGGATGCACATAAGCAGTACAAGCCAGGCGCAGCATTCCACGCGCGGGGCATTGTTGCTGGATATCACCGGGGTCGTCGTCGATAAACCCTCCACCAGCAATCGTCTGGGCGTGATTGGCCGCCAGCTGTTCGGCGCGACATCCGATCGCCTACAGGAAAACTCCCTGTTTGATATCGTTGAAACCATCCGCCAGGCAAAAGACGATCGCAACATCACCGGGATCGTGCTTGATCTGAAAGATTTTGCCGGTGGCGACCAGCCTTCTATGCAATACATTGGTAAAGCCCTGCGCGAATTCCGCGACAGCGGAAAACCTGTTATTGCCGTAGGCGACAGCTATTCCCAGGGCCAGTACTATCTGGCGAGCTTTGCCAATAAAATCTGGCTTTCGCCGCAGGGCACGGTGGATTTGCACGGCTTTGCAACCAATGGGTTGTACTACAAGTCGCTGCTCGACAAGCTGAAAGTCACCACCCATGTCTTCCGCGTGGGCACGTATAAATCCGCCGTTGAGCCATTTATCCGCGACGATATGTCCCCGGCTGCCCGGGAAGCTGACAGCCGCTGGATTGGCGAGCTGTGGCAAAACTATCTGGGCACGATCGCGGCCAACCGCCAGATTACCGCTGAACAGGTCTTCCCTGGCGCTCAGGGGATGCTCGACGGCCTGCGCAAGGTTGACGGCGACACCGCCAAATATGCCCTTGAGAACAAACTGGTTGATTCGCTGGGTAGCAGTGCAGAGATCGAAAAAGCCCTGACCAAACAGTTCGGCTGGAGCAAAGAGGACAAAAACTACAGCGCTATTAGCATGTATGACTACACGACGAAAAAACCGAGTGAAAACGGTGATAGCGTGGCGGTGGTCTTTGCTAACGGTGCAATCATGGACGGTCAGGAAACGCCAGGGAATGTGGGCGGTGATACCACGGCTTCGCAGATCCGTGATGCGCGTCTTGATCCGAAAGTGAAAGCCATTGTTCTGCGCGTCAACAGCCCTGGCGGCAGCGTCAGCGCCTCTGAAGTGATCCGCGCTGAACTGGTTGCCGCACGTGCTGCGGGCAAACCTGTGGTTGTCTCGATGGGCGGTATGGCGGCCTCCGGTGGTTACTGGATCTCAACGCCGGCTAACTACATCGTTGCCAACCCAAGCACGTTGACGGGCTCAATTGGTATTTTCGGGGTCATCAACACGGTGGAGAACAGCCTTGATTATCTGGGTGTTCATACCGATGGGGTATCAACATCACCGCTGGCGGATGTGTCCGTGACCAAATCCCTGCCGCCGGAAGTGTCAGATATGATGCAGCTCAGCATCGAAAGCGGTTATAAGCGCTTTATCACTCTGGTTGCCGACTCGCGTAAGAAGACGCCAGAGCAGATTGACCAGATTGCTCAGGGCCACGTCTGGACCGGCCAAGATGCCAAAAACAACGGTCTGGTGGACAGCCTGGGTGATTTTGATGACGCCGTCGCGAAAGCAGCTGAACTGGCAAAACTCAAGCAATGGCATGTTGAGTATTACCAGGACGAGCCATCGTTCCTCGATTTGGTGATGAATAGTATGTCTGGCTCCGTGCGCGCCATGCTGCCAGAAGCCATTCAGGCATACTTACCTGCGCCCGTCGCCACCGCAGCTAAAGCGATGAAAGCCGAGGGCGATAAGCTTGCCGCCTTTAACGATCCACAAAGCCGTTACGCATTTTGCCTGACCTGCGCTAACGTCCGTTAA
- the ansA gene encoding asparaginase, which yields MQKKSIYVAYTGGTIGMQRSENGYIPVSGHLQRQLALMPEFHRPEMPDFTIHEYEPLMDSSDMTPEDWQHIADDIKAHYDEYDGFVILHGTDTMAFTASALSFMLENLSKPVIVTGSQIPLAELRSDGQINLLNSLYVAANYPINEVSLFFNNRLYRGNRTTKAHADGFDAFASPNLQPLLEAGIHIRRLGTPPAPHTAGELVVHPITPQPIGVVTIYPGISADVVRNFLRQPVKALILRSYGVGNAPQNGEFLKELQEASERGIVVVNLTQCMSGKVNMGGYATGNALAHAGVISGADMTVEATLTKLHYLLSQDLDVQAIRTAMTQNLRGELTPDE from the coding sequence ATGCAGAAGAAATCAATTTATGTAGCCTACACTGGCGGTACCATCGGGATGCAGCGCTCTGAAAATGGCTATATCCCTGTGTCCGGCCACCTGCAACGTCAGCTGGCATTAATGCCAGAATTCCATCGCCCTGAAATGCCTGACTTCACGATCCACGAGTATGAGCCGCTGATGGACTCCTCCGATATGACGCCGGAAGACTGGCAGCATATTGCAGACGATATCAAAGCGCATTACGACGAATACGATGGCTTTGTGATCCTGCATGGCACCGACACCATGGCGTTTACCGCATCGGCGCTCTCCTTCATGCTGGAAAACCTGAGTAAACCGGTTATCGTGACCGGCTCGCAGATCCCGCTCGCGGAACTGCGCTCTGACGGGCAAATCAACCTGCTTAACTCTCTGTACGTGGCGGCTAATTACCCGATCAATGAAGTGTCGCTGTTCTTCAACAACCGTCTGTACCGTGGCAACCGTACGACCAAAGCCCACGCGGATGGCTTTGATGCTTTTGCTTCGCCAAACCTGCAACCACTGCTGGAAGCAGGCATCCATATTCGTCGCCTGGGAACCCCGCCTGCACCGCATACGGCGGGTGAACTGGTTGTTCACCCAATCACCCCGCAGCCAATTGGCGTGGTCACCATTTATCCAGGGATTTCTGCGGATGTAGTACGTAACTTCCTGCGCCAGCCCGTTAAAGCGTTGATCCTGCGCTCCTACGGTGTAGGCAATGCCCCACAGAACGGCGAGTTCCTGAAAGAGTTACAGGAAGCGAGCGAACGTGGGATTGTGGTGGTTAACCTGACCCAGTGCATGTCCGGTAAGGTGAATATGGGTGGTTATGCCACCGGTAACGCCCTGGCTCATGCCGGTGTTATCAGCGGTGCCGACATGACCGTCGAGGCCACGCTGACTAAACTTCACTATTTACTGAGTCAGGATCTGGATGTTCAGGCCATTCGTACCGCGATGACGCAAAACCTGCGCGGTGAACTGACACCAGACGAATAA
- the selD gene encoding selenide, water dikinase SelD — MSEQTIRLTQYSHGAGCGCKISPKVLETILHSEQAKFVDPNLLVGNETRDDAAVYDLGNGTSIISTTDFFMPIVDNPFDFGRIAATNAISDIFAMGGKPIMAIAILGWPINTLAPEIAREVIEGGRFACQQAGIALAGGHSIDAPEPIFGLAVTGVVPTERVKRNSTAQAGCKLFLTKPLGIGVLTTAEKKSLLKPEHVGLATEVMCQMNLAGAAFTNIDGVKAMTDVTGFGLLGHLSEVCQGAGVQAKVWYQDVPKLPGVEDYIAQGAVPGGTQRNFASYGHLMGDMPEAWRDLLCDPQTSGGLLLAVTPDAEAEVQATAAEFGITLTAIGELVDARGGRPMIEIR, encoded by the coding sequence ATGAGCGAGCAAACCATTCGTTTAACGCAATACAGCCACGGAGCCGGTTGCGGTTGTAAAATTTCCCCAAAAGTGCTGGAAACCATCCTGCACAGTGAACAGGCGAAGTTTGTCGACCCGAACCTGCTTGTCGGTAATGAAACGCGTGACGATGCAGCGGTTTATGACTTAGGTAACGGCACCAGCATTATCAGCACCACCGACTTCTTTATGCCGATTGTCGACAATCCGTTCGACTTCGGACGCATTGCGGCCACCAATGCCATCAGCGATATTTTTGCGATGGGGGGTAAGCCGATTATGGCGATTGCCATTCTGGGCTGGCCAATTAACACCCTGGCCCCGGAAATCGCCCGAGAAGTGATTGAAGGCGGTCGCTTTGCCTGTCAGCAAGCGGGAATTGCGCTGGCTGGTGGTCACTCTATCGATGCCCCGGAGCCTATTTTCGGCCTGGCCGTAACGGGCGTGGTACCAACCGAGCGCGTTAAACGCAACAGTACGGCGCAGGCAGGCTGCAAACTGTTCCTCACCAAGCCGCTGGGCATTGGCGTGCTCACCACCGCCGAGAAAAAATCCCTGCTTAAACCTGAACACGTTGGTCTGGCAACGGAAGTGATGTGCCAGATGAACCTCGCCGGTGCGGCGTTTACCAATATCGATGGTGTGAAGGCGATGACCGACGTTACCGGATTTGGTCTGCTTGGCCATCTGAGCGAAGTGTGCCAGGGCGCGGGCGTGCAGGCGAAGGTCTGGTATCAGGACGTGCCGAAGCTACCGGGCGTGGAAGACTACATTGCCCAGGGCGCGGTGCCAGGCGGCACTCAGCGTAACTTTGCCAGCTATGGGCATCTGATGGGCGACATGCCAGAAGCGTGGCGCGATCTGCTGTGCGATCCACAAACCTCTGGCGGCCTGCTGCTGGCGGTAACGCCGGATGCAGAAGCAGAAGTACAGGCAACGGCCGCGGAGTTTGGTATCACTCTGACGGCCATCGGCGAACTGGTGGACGCCCGCGGTGGCCGCCCGATGATCGAGATCCGTTAA
- a CDS encoding aldo/keto reductase, which produces MSAKTVTFSGARTLPAIGQGTWYMGEKASLRKTEADALRAGIDLGLTLIDTAEMYAEGGAEEVVGEAIKGLRDNVYLVSKVYPWNAGGQKGMAACEASLQRLGTDHIDLYLLHWRGGFSLEDTIELMEKLQRQGKIGRWGVSNLDYDDMQELWREEGGTACATNQVLYHLASRGIEYDLLPWCQQQAMPVMAYCPLAQAGRLRSGLMNHPVVNEIARDHHATVAQILLAWVISHQGVIAIPKAASAEHVKENAEALDITLTAQDLLKLERAFPAPAHKMPLDVV; this is translated from the coding sequence ATGAGCGCAAAAACGGTGACATTTTCCGGTGCACGTACCCTTCCGGCAATCGGGCAGGGCACCTGGTATATGGGCGAAAAGGCAAGCCTGCGTAAAACCGAAGCGGATGCGCTGCGAGCGGGCATCGACCTTGGACTCACGTTGATTGATACCGCAGAGATGTATGCTGAAGGCGGGGCTGAAGAGGTTGTCGGCGAAGCAATCAAAGGCCTGCGCGATAACGTGTATCTGGTGTCTAAAGTCTATCCGTGGAATGCCGGAGGGCAGAAGGGGATGGCGGCATGTGAAGCCAGCCTGCAACGACTTGGCACCGATCACATCGACCTGTATCTGCTGCACTGGCGAGGCGGATTTAGCCTGGAAGACACGATTGAACTGATGGAGAAACTCCAGCGGCAGGGAAAGATAGGCCGCTGGGGCGTGTCGAATCTGGATTATGACGACATGCAGGAGTTGTGGCGCGAAGAGGGCGGCACTGCCTGCGCCACTAATCAGGTGCTGTATCACCTTGCTTCACGCGGAATTGAATATGATTTACTGCCCTGGTGTCAGCAACAGGCAATGCCGGTGATGGCTTACTGCCCGTTAGCCCAGGCCGGACGCTTACGCAGCGGGTTAATGAATCATCCGGTGGTTAATGAGATTGCCCGCGACCATCACGCCACCGTCGCACAAATTCTGCTGGCATGGGTGATTAGCCATCAGGGCGTGATTGCGATACCGAAAGCGGCATCAGCGGAGCATGTAAAAGAAAATGCAGAGGCGTTAGACATTACGCTTACCGCGCAGGATCTGCTCAAACTGGAGCGTGCATTCCCGGCACCCGCTCATAAAATGCCATTAGATGTGGTTTAA